ACCGATCTGGAGCGGGCCCGCGCCGAGGGCCGCATGCATCGCGCCGCCACCTATGCCAAGCGTTTCGCCGCCAAGGAGGCCTGCTCCAAGGCGCTCGGCACAGGCATCCGGCGCGGCGTGTTCTGGCGCGACATGGGGGTGGCCAATCTGGCCTCGGGCAAGCCGACCATGGTGCTGACCAATGGCGCGCTCGACCGGCTGAAGGCGATGACGCCGGCCGGCTATCGTGCCCAGATCGACCTGACCATCACCGACGACTATCCGATGGCGCAGGCGGTCGTGATCATTTCGGCCGTGCCGGAACCGGCGTAAAACGTCCAAGACCCTGTGAAATCTTCATGAATAGCCGTTCATGGACGCGCCACGATATCGTCACCGTCCATTCAGCTGGGGTTCAAAGGGGAACATCTAATCTCCGGAAGCGTTTGATAAGGGAGCTTGAAGTCGAGGCGCGACGCGCCACGGAGCTTCCAGACGAACAAGAAGGGGCATGACAATGCTGACCAATGCTTTCAAATCCCGGGGCCTCAAGTCCCTGGTGGCTGGCCTCGTGATCACTGCGGGTATTGCCGCGACTGTCACGCCGGCTTCCGCCCAGTACCGCCGCCACCATCACCGCGGTGACCGCGGC
This portion of the Phreatobacter stygius genome encodes:
- the acpS gene encoding holo-ACP synthase codes for the protein MILGIGSDLIDIRRIEKSLERHGERFTHRLFTDLERARAEGRMHRAATYAKRFAAKEACSKALGTGIRRGVFWRDMGVANLASGKPTMVLTNGALDRLKAMTPAGYRAQIDLTITDDYPMAQAVVIISAVPEPA